The following nucleotide sequence is from Mycobacterium sp. 3519A.
GGAGGTGCATGAGGCAGAGGTCGAAGCCGCCGAAGAAGCCGAGGCCGTCGCGGATGAGGCCGCTGCGAAAGCCAAAGACGAAGAGGCCGAGGCACCGAGCGACGACGCCGAGGTAGAGGCCGCTGACGAGGCTGAGGCTGTCGCTGACGAGCCTGCCACGGAAGCCGAGGCGGAGCCCGAAGCGGTTGAAGCCGACGCCGAGGCGGAGCCCGACGACGAGGCCGAGGCTGTCGCGGTTGAGGCTGCCGCAGAAGCCGAGGCGGAGCCTGAAGAGGTTGAAGCCGTGACCGAAGTGGCCGCCGCTGACGAGCCAGCTACAGGCCTCGGTGCGGTCGAGGGTGCGGAAGTCGCCGATGCGGTGGAGGCTGCGCCCGAGGTTCACGACGCCGAGGCAGAAGCTGCTGATCAGGCAGAGACCGTCGCGGACGAGGAAGCCGAGGAAGCCGCGGAAGGCGAGGAGCCCGAAGAAGTCACTGCTGAAGTTGCGGCCGACGACGAGCCTCTGTCGGAGGCGGCGGCCGAAGCCGAGGAGCTCGCCGAGGAAGTTGTCGAGGCGCCTGACGAGGAAATTGAGGCGGCAGCCGAATTCGCCGCCGCGTTCTCCGAAGCCGATGCGGTCGAATCCGACGACTCCGAGCCGGACGAACCCGAGACCGAGGCCGCCGAGGCCGCAGTCGAAGAGGCAGAAACCGAGCCCTCCGAGGAGGAAGAGGAAGCGGTCGTCGACGAAGCCGCCTCCGCCGCGGACGACGAACCCAAGACCGGTGTCCTCGAGCAGGCGGAGCCCGAGCCTCCGAAACAGCCCGAGCCTGCCGGGCGACTGAGCCGCTTGTTCCGTCGCAATCGCTGACGGACGCCGTATACCAGAAGCTGCGGCTCACTGACGAAGCTATCCCCAGGCCCGAACTCGTCCACAGCCTGCACGGATGTGGTGGCGGATTCGTCGGGTGGCTGAATATTGTCGAAAGTATGTTCGAATCGTTGGTTGCGGCGGCGGTGGGTGCCTCGGGTGCCGCCGCGGTGGGGGCGTGGGCGCGGGTGGAAAACGTCGCCTGCGCGCGACGCTTGGCGGCCAGCGCCGACATGCTGGAGGCGCGGTTGTCGGCTGCCGGGTCTGCCGAGCGTGATCAGTGGTGTCTGGACAATTGGGATTCGGTTAGTGCCGAGGTGGCCGCCGAGCAGAACGTCTCCAATGGGGTGGCCTCGCATCAATTGTTGGTGGCGATATCGCTGCGTGAGCGGCTGCCGCGGGTGGAGGCGGTGTTCGCCACCGGGGCGCTGTCTTATCGGTTGGTGGCCGCGATCGTGTCACGTACCCGGTTGGTGCGCGATCGGCAGGCCCGCGCCGAGTTGGATGCCGCGATCGCCGCCGAGGCCGAGAGTTGGACCAGGTTGTCGGCGACCAAAACCGAGACCGCCATCGACGCGTTGATCGATCGGATCGATCCGGGTGCGTTGCGGCGCACCGAGCGCAGCGCCCGTGGCCGGCATCTGGACATTGTGGATGGCGATGACGGCAGCGGCCTGGACAGCATCGAGGGCAGCCTGCTGGCCCCGCACAGCGCCGCGCTCAAGGAGCGGCTGCGTGCGCTGATCGGCTCGGTGTGCGGCAAGGATCCGCGCACCGTCGATCAATTGCGCGCTGATGCGATGGGGGCGATGGCCACCTACGCCGAGAAGCTGGGCTGTGAGTGCGGTGATCCGCACTGCCCCGCCGCGGCGGCGGCGTCGTCGGGTGGGGCGGTGATTCATGTGATCGCCGAGCAGTCCAGCCTGGCCGATGACACACCGGTGCAGCTTGACGGTGCAGCCCCGCCGTTGTTCGATTCGGATAAGCCGTTGCGGGAACGCACGATTGACGAGGTGAGCGCCCCGGAACCATTGCCAGGGCCGGCGCACACCAACCCGGCGGCGATCATTGGCGGCGGGATCCTGCCCGCGCCGCTGCTGGCGGCCAAACTGGCCGCCACCGCGGTGATTCGGCCGCTGATTCACCCCGGGGACGCGCCGCCTGAACCGCGCTACACCCCCTCGCGGGCGCTGGCCGATTTCGTCCGGTGTCGCGATATGACGTGTCGTTTCCCGGGCTGCGATGAGCCGGCCTACCGCTGCGATCTGGACCATACGATCGGCTATCCGGTCGGGCCGACGTGTGCGTCGAATCTGGCCTGTCTGTGTCGAAAACACCATCTGCTCAAGACGTTTTGGGGCTGGTCGGCGCGTCAACTGCCCGACGGCACCCTCATCTGGTCGGCGCCCAACGGGCGGACCTACACCACCTATCCGGGTGCCCGGTTGCTGTTCCCGCAACTGTGTGCACCGACCGCGCCCATCGCCACACCCACGGTCGCCCCGCCAAAGGCCACCGGGCTGACCATGCCACGGCGCACACACACCCGCGAACAGCAACGCCAACACAGCATCGAAGCCGAACGCCGCCTCAACGACCCCTACATCGCCGAACGCAACAAACCCCCACCCTTCTGATATGGGGTGCTGGTTTGTCAAGAGGCAAGGTGAAGCGGCGGCCGTGACGGTTGCCGCGGCCGCCGCTTCGTTGACCAGATGGACTGGCTTGGCGTCGTGTCGACGCTGGGTCAGTCTGATATGCGCGGGTTGGCTACCGCAGGACGGGACTTTCGGCGTGAGCGGATCGCTTGTCTAGCATCGAGGGTAAACACGTTGCAGGACAACGTGTCTCCTCATAGAAGGGACGCGGGTCGCTCGGTCTGACGCGTGCCTGCACCGGTGGTTCCATCTGGACGATTGTGTCGGCGCTCAGTCCTCGAGCACCGCCAGCGACCAGCACCAGCCTGCCAGCTCGCGCGCGATCGCGGCGTTGGCGATCACCGGACGTTTGCGGCGCTCGTCGAAGCGCACCCACCGGGTGTGCAGCCGACGATTGGCGGCGTGACTACGGGCACGGACGGCTGGTGTGGCCCTGTCCCAGCAGCGGCGCAGCCGCGGTCCGGGTTGATAGCGCTTACGGTGATGCCAGGCCGATTCGATGAGTAAGCGGCGCACGTGACCGTTGCCGGTCTTGGTCAGACCACCCTGCGTGCGGGTGACTCCCGAGGAGTACTCGCTAGGCACCAGACCCACGTAGGCGCCGATCGTGCGTCCGGTGAAGCGCTGCCAAACGCCGATCTCGACAGCCAACCCGAACGCCGTCAGCGTGGAGATCCCCCGAAGACACTGCAGGCGGTCGGCGACGGCAGTGAACTCCGAATCCGCGGCCAGAGCCGCGATCGCCGTGTCGATGCGGTCGCGGCGGTCCACGGTGCACAACATCGCATCGAAAGCGGCGTCGAAAGCGGCCTGCAGAGCGCGGTCCTCGAAACGCTGCCGGCGCAACCACAATTCGTGCTTGCCCGTCCACGCCTCACCGCCGTAATAGACGATGCCCTGACGAAGCAGCAGCTTCGAGACCCGATGCCGCGCAGCCATCAGGTCACCGCGGCAATCATCGCGAGCACGGACGAGGTCGCGGGCAGCTTCCTGCTCCACCGTCGGCACGGCGACCGACACCACCTCGCCCAGATGCACCATTCGAGCCAGATGCCGCGCGTCGCGTTTGTCGGTCTTCACGCGATCCCCAGAGGGACGGATCAGTTTCGACGGTGCCGCCACGAGACACTCGGTCCCTGCCGCCGTGAACGACCGCGCCAACCCGAACCCCGTCGGACCCGCCTCGTACACCACCCTCACGGGCCCGGGCAACGACTGCGTCCACCCGATAATCTCCTCGTGGTCAGGGGTCATCCGGCGCTCCACGACCTCACCGGTCTCACCATCCAACGCACACCCAAACACCGAACGCGCGTGCACATCCAAGCCAACACTCGTACGCTGACGGATCACTGGGGCCTCCCAAATCTGTGGCTCTACCGGCCAGGACCACACTCCTGACGGCAACCCACGATCACATTTGAGTGAGGCCCCAGCCCCCCATACCGTCTAGAGGCACGCCCGAAAGTTGGCGGGTTTTCCTTACTTACGACCGGCCGTGTCGCTCTGGCATGCTGGGTGCCATGACCGAGCCGCAGTTCAGTGGCAGTGAAAGCGGCGGCCCGTTCCCGCCGCCCCCGCAGCAGCCGGGCTACCTGCCGCCGCAATCGGGCCAGTACCCGCCACCTCCAGGGCAATATCCGCCGCCCCCAGGCCAGTACCCGCCGCCGGTCGGCAGCTATCCGCCGGCGTACATGGATCCCGCGGCCCCGTATGGCAGGCATCCGCTGACCGGGGAACCGCTCTCGGAGAAGTCGAAGATGATCGCGGGACTGCTGCAGTTGCTCGGGCTCTTCGGGCTTGTCGGCATCGGCCGCATCTACTTGGGCTACACCGGCCTCGGGGTCGCACAGCTGATCGTCGGGATCGTCACGTGCGGCATCGGCGCAGTGGTGTGGGGCATCATCGACGCGATTCTGATCCTCACCGACAAGGTCCGCGATCCGCAGGGGCGCCCGCTGCGCGATGGCACCTAGCACCATCAGCCGACGGCAGGTCTACGGTGCGATCGGCGCCGGGGCCGCCCTCACCGGCGCGC
It contains:
- a CDS encoding HNH endonuclease signature motif containing protein, with translation MFESLVAAAVGASGAAAVGAWARVENVACARRLAASADMLEARLSAAGSAERDQWCLDNWDSVSAEVAAEQNVSNGVASHQLLVAISLRERLPRVEAVFATGALSYRLVAAIVSRTRLVRDRQARAELDAAIAAEAESWTRLSATKTETAIDALIDRIDPGALRRTERSARGRHLDIVDGDDGSGLDSIEGSLLAPHSAALKERLRALIGSVCGKDPRTVDQLRADAMGAMATYAEKLGCECGDPHCPAAAAASSGGAVIHVIAEQSSLADDTPVQLDGAAPPLFDSDKPLRERTIDEVSAPEPLPGPAHTNPAAIIGGGILPAPLLAAKLAATAVIRPLIHPGDAPPEPRYTPSRALADFVRCRDMTCRFPGCDEPAYRCDLDHTIGYPVGPTCASNLACLCRKHHLLKTFWGWSARQLPDGTLIWSAPNGRTYTTYPGARLLFPQLCAPTAPIATPTVAPPKATGLTMPRRTHTREQQRQHSIEAERRLNDPYIAERNKPPPF
- a CDS encoding IS110 family transposase; this encodes MWEAPVIRQRTSVGLDVHARSVFGCALDGETGEVVERRMTPDHEEIIGWTQSLPGPVRVVYEAGPTGFGLARSFTAAGTECLVAAPSKLIRPSGDRVKTDKRDARHLARMVHLGEVVSVAVPTVEQEAARDLVRARDDCRGDLMAARHRVSKLLLRQGIVYYGGEAWTGKHELWLRRQRFEDRALQAAFDAAFDAMLCTVDRRDRIDTAIAALAADSEFTAVADRLQCLRGISTLTAFGLAVEIGVWQRFTGRTIGAYVGLVPSEYSSGVTRTQGGLTKTGNGHVRRLLIESAWHHRKRYQPGPRLRRCWDRATPAVRARSHAANRRLHTRWVRFDERRKRPVIANAAIARELAGWCWSLAVLED
- a CDS encoding TM2 domain-containing protein; translated protein: MTEPQFSGSESGGPFPPPPQQPGYLPPQSGQYPPPPGQYPPPPGQYPPPVGSYPPAYMDPAAPYGRHPLTGEPLSEKSKMIAGLLQLLGLFGLVGIGRIYLGYTGLGVAQLIVGIVTCGIGAVVWGIIDAILILTDKVRDPQGRPLRDGT